From Salvia splendens isolate huo1 chromosome 3, SspV2, whole genome shotgun sequence, a single genomic window includes:
- the LOC121796278 gene encoding CRM-domain containing factor CFM3, chloroplastic/mitochondrial-like, with product MAISSLPSNFFLSPSSNTSPPQSLFFVLYHPRSLSSSRAQKLKISCCQQTVQFDNEPNLLKNKKRKPRPSFLQQVHDKWSQKMPSLRENFPWQEQEIGDTNLEEVQEFSSDVSSVKEPKRTIRSSEPVRARVEIKSNSAPWAHGSGNRKVFIADSSRNFAENVGNGTKLAKDKMIYDDSERKFRELDEAPIGLPPKFENLEAGRGNSASVMENPPTVCGNANNIKSSAGGGDLSKSPWKRKNSVETVTKDRFRDRKTVSAERSIPEHELKRLRNVSLRMVERIKVGAAGVTQALVYEIHDKWKDEEVVKLKFEGPPSKNMKRTHDFLESRTGGLVIWRSGSSVVLYRGLTYKFDCVKSYSQHADAEELGSCGEDSNKNVERVNRASRSSGLHSSDYFKSLSEEEQMDLSELNLLLDELGPRFMDWTGREPIPVDADLLPAVVPGYKTPYRLLPHGSRRTLRDKGMTFLRRAARAMPPHFALGRSRQLQGLAAAMVKLWEKSAIAKIVIKRGVLNTNNERMAEELKILTGGTLLSRNKEYIVLYRGNDFLPPRVSTALVEMEKRTGFQQDEEELARQGAAALIESNSKASKQQLVAGTLAETVAATSRWGNQPNDAEKEKMFRDAAIARQAALVESLQKKLAHAKGKIRNAEKTLEKVLKNQEPEELPTDLETLTDEERQLFRRIGSSMKPYLVLGRREVFRGTIENMHLHWRYRELVKILVERKTYAQVRHIAISLEAESGGVLVSVERTPKGCVILVYRGKNYRPPPAIRPQNLLTKRQAFARSIELQRREALIHHVVELEERIEKMKQELDDMKSEHGNGVEALESSV from the exons ATGGCGATTTCATCACTGCCATCCAATTTCTTCTTATCCCCTTCTTCAAACACCTCTCCCCCACAGTCTCTCTTCTTTGTTTTGTATCACCCAAGATCCCTCTCTTCAAGTAGAGCTCAAAAACTCAAAATTTCTTGCTGTCAGCAGACCGTTCAATTCGACAACGAACCCAATCTGCTGAAGAACAAAAAGAGGAAACCCAGGCCAAGTTTTCTCCAGCAAGTTCACGACAAATGGTCCCAAAAAATGCCTTCTTTACGGGAAAATTTCCCGTGGCAAGAGCAAGAAATCGGTGATACGAATTtagaagaagttcaagaatTTTCATCCGATGTTTCTTCTGTGAAAGAACCTAAAAGGACCATTCGCTCAAGCGAGCCGGTTCGTGCTCGTGTAGAAATTAAGTCGAATTCAGCTCCTTGGGCTCATGGAAGTGGAAATAGGAAAGTGTTTATCGCTGATAGTTCGAGGAATTTTGCAGAAAATGTTGGAAATGGGACTAAATTGGCGAAGGATAAGATGATATATGATGATAGTGAAAGGAAATTCCGCGAATTGGATGAAGCCCCAATTGGATTACCTCCAAAATTTGAGAATTTGGAAGCTGGGAGAGGTAACAGTGCTAGTGTTATGGAGAACCCGCCAACTGTTTGTGGAAATGCAAATAATATTAAGAGCTCTGCTGGTGGAGGTGATTTAAGCAAATCTCCGTGGAAGAGAAAGAACAGTGTTGAAACTGTGACGAAGGACAGGTTTAGGGATAGGAAAACGGTTTCAGCAGAGAGGTCGATACCCGAGCACGAGCTGAAGAGGCTTAGGAACGTGTCGTTGAGGATGGTGGAGAGGATCAAAGTCGGAGCAGCTGGCGTGACACAAGCGTTAGTGTATGAAATCCATGACAAGTGGAAAGACGAGGAGGTCGTCAAGTTGAAGTTCGAAGGGCCTCCTTCGAAGAACATGAAGAGAACGCACGATTTTCTTGAG AGTAGAACTGGAGGTTTGGTGATATGGAGATCGGGGAGTTCGGTAGTGTTGTACAGAGGGCTCACCTACAAGTTTGATTGTGTAAAATCGTATAGCCAGCACGCAGATGCTGAAGAATTAGGATCTTGTGGAGAAGATTCTAATAAAAACGTTGAACGCGTAAATAGAGCTTCCCGGTCGTCTGGACTACATAGTTCGGATTATTTTAAGAGTTTATCTGAAGAAGAGCAAATGGATTTAAGCGAGCTGAACCTTCTGTTGGATGAGCTCGGTCCTAGGTTCATGGACTGGACGGGTCGGGAACCAATTCCTGTTGATGCAGACTTGCTTCCGGCTGTTGTTCCTGGGTACAAGACTCCGTACAGACTTCTACCTCATGGGAGTAGGAGAACGTTGCGTGATAAAGGAATGACGTTCTTGCGTAGGGCAGCAAGGGCAATGCCTCCACACTTTGCCCTAG GGAGGAGCCGACAGCTACAAGGTCTTGCTGCAGCCATGGTGAAGTTGTGGGAAAAAAGTGCTATCGCGAAAATAGTCATTAAACGTGGTGTTCTCAATACCAACAACGAAAGGATGGCTGAAGAACTCAAG ATATTGACGGGAGGAACGCTACTTTCGAGGAACAAAGAGTATATTGTCTTATACAGGGGTAACGACTTCTTGCCACCGCGTGTTTCAACTGCACTCGTAGAAATGGAGAAGCGCACAGGCTTCCAGCAGGATGAGGAGGAGCTGGCTCGGCAGGGAGCTGCTGCACTGATTGAGTCGAACTCCAAAGCATCCAAGCAGCAATTAGTTGCCGGGACCCTGGCTGAAACTGTGGCAGCAACTTCACGGTGGGGGAACCAACCTAACGACGCAGAAAAGGAGAAGATGTTCAGAGATGCAGCTATTGCTAGACAAGCTGCTTTGGTCGAATCTCTTCAGAAGAAGCTAGCTCAT GCAAAGGGGAAGATCAGAAATGCGGAGAAAACTTTGGAAAAAGTGCTGAAAAATCAAGAACCAGAAGAACTACCCACTGATCTGGAGACCTTAACCGATGAGGAAAGGCAACTGTTTCGTAGGATTGGGTCGAGCATGAAACCTTATTTAGTTCTAG GGAGGCGAGAAGTATTTCGTGGCACTATCGAGAATATGCACTTGCATTGGAGGTATCGCGAGCTGGTAAAGATTTTGGTTGAACGGAAAACCTATGCACAAGTCAGGCACATTGCGATCTCACTGGAGGCCGAGAGTGGTGGAGTGTTGGTGTCTGTTGAAAGAACCCCTAAAGGCTGCGTTATATTAGTGTATCGTGGGAAGAACTACCGTCCTCCT